From Taeniopygia guttata chromosome 21, bTaeGut7.mat, whole genome shotgun sequence, one genomic window encodes:
- the FBXO44 gene encoding F-box only protein 44 isoform X1, protein MHRDTAFMSAESWCWEAAEIAANQMDTAKLLRNDSLSLGEMRTEVKYPGMQLNKIQSSARGAADLPSRSCGPQTAMTSIADLPEDVLVELLSLLPARDLLRSCRLVCTQWRYVVDLTTLWKRKCQRDGFYRQSLDRSVSDWKIFYMLCQLKRNLIKNPCAEENFQHWTLDQNEGDRWKIEDLPGAHGNNPPDPAVRKYFVTSFRPCVKSQLITLKNEGYWNQLMDEKRPEITVKDWYAARFDCGCRYELSVRLLSEDYIVLEEFHPEPVVIEQWSDARWREISHTFQNYPAGVRYIMFQHGGQDTQYWAGWYGIRVTNSSITIGPQTSF, encoded by the exons ATGCACCGTGACACTGCTTTTATGTCAGCTGAGTCCTGGTGCTGGGAAGCTGCTGAGATTGCAGCAAACCAAATGGACACAGCCAAACTCCTCAGGAATGACTCATTAAGCCTGGGAGAGATGAGAACAGAGGTGAAATACCCTGGCATGCAACTAAACAAAATACAGAG CTCGGCCCGCGGTGCCGCGGATCTCCCGTCGCGCTCCTGCGGCCCGCAGACTGCCATGACGAGCATCGCCGACCTCCCCGAGGATGTGCTGGTGGAGCTGCTGTCGCTGCTGCCCGCCCGGGACCTGCTCCGCAGCTGCCGGCTGGTGTGCACGCAGTGGCGGTACGTGGTGGACCTGACCACCCTGTGGAAGCGCAAGTGCCAGCGCGATGGGTTTTATCGTCAGAGCTTGGACAGAAGCGTCTCTGACTGGAAGATCTTCTATATGCTCTGCCAGTTGAAGAGAAACTTAATCAAAAACCCTTGTGCTGAag AGAACTTCCAACACTGGACACTTGACCAGAATGAAGGAGATAGGTGGAAAATTGAGGATCTGCCTGGAGCTCATGGAAATAATCCACCAGACCCTGCAGTACGCAAATACTTTGTCACTTCATTTAG GCCATGCGTCAAGTCCCAACTCATTACCCTGAAGAATGAAGGCTATTGGAATCAGCTGATGGATGAGAAAAGGCCTGAAATTACAGTCAAGGACTG gTACGCTGCCAGGTTTGATTGCGGGTGCCGCTACGAGCTCTCCGTGAGGCTGCTCTCGGAAGATTACATCGTCCTGGAGGAATTCCATCCTGAGCCAGTGGTCATTGAGCAGTGGAGTGATGCCAGGTGGAGAGAg ATTTCTCACACCTTCCAGAATTACCCAGCAGGAGTCCGTTACATCATGTTTCAGCACGGAGGCCAGGACACGCAGTACTGGGCAGGATGGTACGGGATCCGTGTGACAAACAGCAGCATCACCATTGGGCCCCAGACATCATTCTGA
- the FBXO44 gene encoding F-box only protein 44 isoform X2 → MGGASSARGAADLPSRSCGPQTAMTSIADLPEDVLVELLSLLPARDLLRSCRLVCTQWRYVVDLTTLWKRKCQRDGFYRQSLDRSVSDWKIFYMLCQLKRNLIKNPCAEENFQHWTLDQNEGDRWKIEDLPGAHGNNPPDPAVRKYFVTSFRPCVKSQLITLKNEGYWNQLMDEKRPEITVKDWYAARFDCGCRYELSVRLLSEDYIVLEEFHPEPVVIEQWSDARWREISHTFQNYPAGVRYIMFQHGGQDTQYWAGWYGIRVTNSSITIGPQTSF, encoded by the exons ATGGGCGGAGCCAG CTCGGCCCGCGGTGCCGCGGATCTCCCGTCGCGCTCCTGCGGCCCGCAGACTGCCATGACGAGCATCGCCGACCTCCCCGAGGATGTGCTGGTGGAGCTGCTGTCGCTGCTGCCCGCCCGGGACCTGCTCCGCAGCTGCCGGCTGGTGTGCACGCAGTGGCGGTACGTGGTGGACCTGACCACCCTGTGGAAGCGCAAGTGCCAGCGCGATGGGTTTTATCGTCAGAGCTTGGACAGAAGCGTCTCTGACTGGAAGATCTTCTATATGCTCTGCCAGTTGAAGAGAAACTTAATCAAAAACCCTTGTGCTGAag AGAACTTCCAACACTGGACACTTGACCAGAATGAAGGAGATAGGTGGAAAATTGAGGATCTGCCTGGAGCTCATGGAAATAATCCACCAGACCCTGCAGTACGCAAATACTTTGTCACTTCATTTAG GCCATGCGTCAAGTCCCAACTCATTACCCTGAAGAATGAAGGCTATTGGAATCAGCTGATGGATGAGAAAAGGCCTGAAATTACAGTCAAGGACTG gTACGCTGCCAGGTTTGATTGCGGGTGCCGCTACGAGCTCTCCGTGAGGCTGCTCTCGGAAGATTACATCGTCCTGGAGGAATTCCATCCTGAGCCAGTGGTCATTGAGCAGTGGAGTGATGCCAGGTGGAGAGAg ATTTCTCACACCTTCCAGAATTACCCAGCAGGAGTCCGTTACATCATGTTTCAGCACGGAGGCCAGGACACGCAGTACTGGGCAGGATGGTACGGGATCCGTGTGACAAACAGCAGCATCACCATTGGGCCCCAGACATCATTCTGA
- the FBXO2 gene encoding F-box only protein 2 isoform X2, translated as MESLPEAVLIRILASLPAVDLVLVCRLVCCQWKNLVDGAALWILKCQQEGLTRAESDTENWQSFYFLSKKRKNLIKNPCGEEDLEHWGEVENGGDGWKIEELPGDFGKEFPSEEVHKYFVTSYEWCRKAQVIDLRAEGYWDELMDTTQPKIMVRDWYAGRSDAGCLYELCVKLLSENEDVLAEYKSETITIPQDNDANWTEISHTFSSYGPGVRFVRFEHGGQDTLFWKGWYGVRVTNSSVTVEP; from the exons ATGGAGTCCCTCCCTGAAGCAGTCCTGATCCGAATCCTGGCTTCCCTCCCCGCCGTGGATCTGGTGCTGGTGTGCCGCCTGGTCTGCTGCCAGTGGAAGAACCTGGTTGATGGAGCTGCTCTCTGGATCCTGAAGTGTCAGCAGGAAGGCCTCACCAGAGCAGAGTCAGATACAGAGAACTGGCAAAGCTTCTACTTCCTGAGTAAGAAAAGGAAGAATCTAATCAAGAACCCATGTGGTGAAG AAGACTTGGAGCACTGGGGAGAGGTAGAGAATGGAGGTGATGGATGGAAAATTGAAGAGCTCCCAGGGGACTTTGGAAAAGAATTTCCTAGTGAAGAAGTCCATAAATACTTTGTTACATCTTATGA GTGGTGTCGAAAGGCTCAGGTCATTGACCTTAGGGCTGAGGGCTACTGGGATGAGCTGATGGATACAACCCAACCTAAAATCATGGTAAGAGACTG GTATGCAGGACGTAGTGATGCTGGCTGCCTCTATGAGCTGTGTGTGAAGCTGCTCTCTGAGAATGAGGATGTGCTGGCTGAGTACAAAAGTGAGACTATCACCATCCCACAGGATAATGATGCCAACTGGACTGAG ATCTCCCACACCTTTTCCAGCTACGGGCCTGGGGTGCGTTTTGTCCGCTTTGAGCACGGTGGCCAGGACACGCTGTTCTGGAAGGGGTGGTACGGTGTCCGTGTCACCAACAGCAGTGTGACAGTAGAGCCATAG
- the FBXO2 gene encoding F-box only protein 2 isoform X1, with product MESLPEAVLIRILASLPAVDLVLVCRLVCCQWKNLVDGAALWILKCQQEGLTRAESDTENWQSFYFLSKKRKNLIKNPCGEEDLEHWGEVENGGDGWKIEELPGDFGKEFPSEEVHKYFVTSYEWCRKAQVIDLRAEGYWDELMDTTQPKIMVRDWYAGRSDAGCLYELCVKLLSENEDVLAEYKSETITIPQDNDANWTEVSYRSPTPFPATGLGCVLSALSTVARTRCSGRGGTVSVSPTAV from the exons ATGGAGTCCCTCCCTGAAGCAGTCCTGATCCGAATCCTGGCTTCCCTCCCCGCCGTGGATCTGGTGCTGGTGTGCCGCCTGGTCTGCTGCCAGTGGAAGAACCTGGTTGATGGAGCTGCTCTCTGGATCCTGAAGTGTCAGCAGGAAGGCCTCACCAGAGCAGAGTCAGATACAGAGAACTGGCAAAGCTTCTACTTCCTGAGTAAGAAAAGGAAGAATCTAATCAAGAACCCATGTGGTGAAG AAGACTTGGAGCACTGGGGAGAGGTAGAGAATGGAGGTGATGGATGGAAAATTGAAGAGCTCCCAGGGGACTTTGGAAAAGAATTTCCTAGTGAAGAAGTCCATAAATACTTTGTTACATCTTATGA GTGGTGTCGAAAGGCTCAGGTCATTGACCTTAGGGCTGAGGGCTACTGGGATGAGCTGATGGATACAACCCAACCTAAAATCATGGTAAGAGACTG GTATGCAGGACGTAGTGATGCTGGCTGCCTCTATGAGCTGTGTGTGAAGCTGCTCTCTGAGAATGAGGATGTGCTGGCTGAGTACAAAAGTGAGACTATCACCATCCCACAGGATAATGATGCCAACTGGACTGAGGTGAGTTACAG ATCTCCCACACCTTTTCCAGCTACGGGCCTGGGGTGCGTTTTGTCCGCTTTGAGCACGGTGGCCAGGACACGCTGTTCTGGAAGGGGTGGTACGGTGTCCGTGTCACCAACAGCAGTGTGA
- the FBXO44 gene encoding F-box only protein 44 isoform X3, translating into MHRDTAFMSAESWCWEAAEIAANQMDTAKLLRNDSLSLGEMRTEVKYPGMQLNKIQSSARGAADLPSRSCGPQTAMTSIADLPEDVLVELLSLLPARDLLRSCRLVCTQWRYVVDLTTLWKRKCQRDGFYRQSLDRSVSDWKIFYMLCQLKRNLIKNPCAEENFQHWTLDQNEGDRWKIEDLPGAHGNNPPDPAVRKYFVTSFRPCVKSQLITLKNEGYWNQLMDEKRPEITVKD; encoded by the exons ATGCACCGTGACACTGCTTTTATGTCAGCTGAGTCCTGGTGCTGGGAAGCTGCTGAGATTGCAGCAAACCAAATGGACACAGCCAAACTCCTCAGGAATGACTCATTAAGCCTGGGAGAGATGAGAACAGAGGTGAAATACCCTGGCATGCAACTAAACAAAATACAGAG CTCGGCCCGCGGTGCCGCGGATCTCCCGTCGCGCTCCTGCGGCCCGCAGACTGCCATGACGAGCATCGCCGACCTCCCCGAGGATGTGCTGGTGGAGCTGCTGTCGCTGCTGCCCGCCCGGGACCTGCTCCGCAGCTGCCGGCTGGTGTGCACGCAGTGGCGGTACGTGGTGGACCTGACCACCCTGTGGAAGCGCAAGTGCCAGCGCGATGGGTTTTATCGTCAGAGCTTGGACAGAAGCGTCTCTGACTGGAAGATCTTCTATATGCTCTGCCAGTTGAAGAGAAACTTAATCAAAAACCCTTGTGCTGAag AGAACTTCCAACACTGGACACTTGACCAGAATGAAGGAGATAGGTGGAAAATTGAGGATCTGCCTGGAGCTCATGGAAATAATCCACCAGACCCTGCAGTACGCAAATACTTTGTCACTTCATTTAG GCCATGCGTCAAGTCCCAACTCATTACCCTGAAGAATGAAGGCTATTGGAATCAGCTGATGGATGAGAAAAGGCCTGAAATTACAGTCAAGGACTG a
- the MAD2L2 gene encoding mitotic spindle assembly checkpoint protein MAD2B: MTTLTRQDLNFGQVVADVLSEFLEVAVHLILYVREVYPIGIFQKRKKYNVPVQMSCHPELNQYIQDTLHCVKPLLEKNDVEKVVVVILDKEHHPVERFVFEITQPPLLSISSESLLSHVEQLLRAFILKISVCDAVLDNNPPGCTFTVLVHTREAATRNMEKIQVIKDFPWILADEQDVHMHDPRLIPLKTMTSDILKMQLYVEERAHKGT; encoded by the exons ATGACCACTCTCACACGGCAGGACCTTAACTTTGGGCAAG tTGTTGCAGATGTTCTTTCAGAATTCCTGGAAGTGGCTGTTCACCTCATCTTGTATGTCAGAGAAGTTTACCCAATTGGGATctttcagaagaggaaaaaatacaatgtACCTGTCCAG ATGTCCTGCCACCCAGAGCTGAACCAGTACATCCAGGACACGCTGCACTGTGTAAAGCCGCTGCTGGAGAAG AACGATGTGGAGAAAGTTGTGGTTGTAATTCTGGATAAAGAGCACCACCCCGTGGAGAGATTTGTCTTTGAGATCACCCAGCCACCTCTTCTTTCCATTAG CTCCGAGTCCCTGCTGTCCCACGTGGAGCAGCTACTGCGTGCCTTCATCCTAAAAATCAGTGTGTGTGATGCTGTGCTGGACAACAACCCCCCAG GTTGCACCTTCACAGTTCTGGTTCACACACGGGAGGCTGCCACACGCAACATGGAAAAGATCCAGGTGATAAAG GATTTCCCTTGGATCCTCGCTGATGAGCAAGATGTGCATATGCATGACCCCCGGCTCATTCCCCTGAAAACCATGACATCTGACATCTTAAAG ATGCAGCTCTATGTAGAGGAGCGAGCTCACAAAGGCACTTGA